The nucleotide sequence ACTTCGCGCGGGGCCTGTCGGTGGAAACCATTGAGCGCATCCGTCGCCAACTGGTCCACGCCGGCTGGGACTTCCGCATGACGCCTGAACAGTATTTCGCGCTGCGCCTGTTGGCTGCGACACTGGCTGGCACCCTCAGCACCCTGGCGCTGATTGCGGTCGACCGCTTTTCACCTGCGCTGGCGCTGGTAGCCGTGGGGTTCGGCTATGTCGCGCCCGCTCTCAAGCTCGCCGAGGCCCGCAAGCAACGTAGTCGCGCCATCGTGCGTCTGCTGCCGACGTATCTCGATTTCATCACCATGGCGGTGGAGGCGGGTCTGAGTTTGCCCGGCGCGCTTCTGCAGGCCACCCAGAACGGGCCTGACGGGCTCCTCAAACAGGAGATCCAGCGGGTCAACCGTGACATTAAGGCAGGCTCAGGCCGCATCGAGGCGCTGGAGGCCATGGCGGCCCGTCTGGATCTGCGGGAAGTCACCAGCGTCGTCGCGGCGCTGGCGCAGGCCGAGCGCACTGGGGGCAGCGTCGGCAACACCCTGCGCATCCAAGCCGACCAACAGCGTATCGAGCGTTTTCAGCGGGCCGAGAAACTCGCCATGGAGGCCCCGGTCAAGCTGATTTTTCCCCTGGTCGCCTTCATCTTTCCCACCACCTTCCTGGTGCTGGCATTCCCCATCGTGATGAAGCTTCTGCACGATGTATAGCGCCATACAAATCGTCGACGCCGACGGCCGCTTGCTGTTTGCCCGGTGTCATCAACCGAAAAGCTTCTGGGCGCGCGCACGCGGGCTTCTGGGCCGGCGCGCACTTCGAGCTGATGAGGCTTGGTGGTTTACCGACTGCCGCGGTGTCCACAGTGTCGGCTTAAGCCTCCCAATCGATGTCGTGCACCTCGATGCGCACGGGCGCATCGTCGCTCTGTGCACGCCCTTGCATCCGGCACGCATCAGCTGGCAGCCGCGGGGATGCCACGTCGTTGAGATGGCAGCGGGCCGGGCACGCGCGTTGGGGCTTCAGGCAGGGCAACTGCTGGCGAGACGGCCATGCGCACCCTGATCCCGCTGCTGGCTTGCCTCTGTATGGCCTGCGTTCATCAGCCCAGGATCTCGCCGGATGCCGGCATACGCCTGTCGGACCGTCTCGATCAGGCCGACCTGGCACTACGCGAAGCCCGCCTGCTCGACGCCGAGGTGGCATACCGGCAGCTCGCCACCGATCATCCACGACTGCCGGAGGTCTGGTTGCGGCTTGGCAATATCTACGTCCGCCAGGATCAACTCGATGCGGCCGTGCACAGCTATCGGCAGGGTCTACAGCGGCATCCCGGCGACGGGCGGCTCTGGTACAACCTGGCGCTGGCCCAATTGCGGCAATCGATAGATACGCTGGAGACCGCCAGCGCGGTGCTCGCTGTCGATAGCCCGTATCACGTCCGACTGCAGGCCCTGCACCAGCGGCTGCTGCAGCTTGCCGCGCCGGACCACAACGACACCTCACCATGAGGGTGGCACATCAACAGCGCGGTCAGGGCGCGGTGGAATTCATGGTGGTGTTTGTGCTGTTCCTTGCTTTGCTGGGTGGCCTGTTCGAGATGACCCGCGTCATCCGCTGCAAGCTGTTGCTACGCAGTGCCACGTTTGAAGCCGCCCGAGTCGGAGCCATGCATCATGCTCGGCGCGCGCCCATGGAGGCCGAGCTGGCAAACGGCATGACCGCCTTGCAGACCTTCGGTGCCCGCGGCCCCGAGGGTCTGGTCGCCGCTCAAGCGCGCGCCCGAGCATTGGTGTCAGCCCCGGGCATCGGCATCCGCATCCTGCATCCCACTGCAGCGCTACATACAGCCTTGGCGCGATCACAGTGGATCCATCTTGACGGCGACGACACCTATGCGTGGGCGCAGGTCATTCCCAACGATAACCTGCAGTGGCGACCCCGCGATTCGGTGACCATCGCGGACGGAACCGAGGTACATCTCCAGGATGCCAATCTACTCAAGGTCGCCAGCGTCTGGTGTCACCGCCTGGTGGTGCCGGCACTGGATCGGCTGATTCATGCGGTGGTCACGACCCCTGCGTGGGCCAGCGACAGGCAGTCACCATGCACCGCCCTCAGTAGCGGGCCGGACCGACCCGACGGCATCGCCGCCGGCTACTACCTCGCTGTCACCGGGACGGCAATCGTGCGCATGCAGAGCGCAGTGGTTGACGATGACCTTTCGTGAACACTGCCCTCTCTGAGGAGCACTGGCCTACTGCGGATACGGCAGGTAGTGGTCAACCAGCAGCAGGGTGAAGATGCCCATCAGATAGACGATGGAGTAGCCGAAGGTTTTCATCGGCAGCCCGGGGCGCGGTGCGAACTTCAGACGGATGGCGTAGGCGAGGAAGATGCAGCTGAGCACCACGGCGCCGGCCAGATAGAACCAGCCGCTCATGCCGAAGATGAAGGGAAGCACGCTGGAGACGAACAGCAGCACGGTGTAGAGCAGCACCTGGGTTCGGGTGAACTCGATGCCGTGCGTCACCGGCAGCATGGGCACGTCGGCGTCGGCGTATTCCTTGTGGCGTTCGATGGCCAATGCCCAGAAGTGCGGCGGCGTCCAGATGAAGATGATGAGGAACAGGATCAGGGCGTGCGGGTCGACGGTACCGGTCACGGCAGCCCATCCGAGCACCGGCGGCGCAGCACCCGCTGCCCCGCCGATGACGATGTTCTGCGGTGTGGCGCGTTTGAGAAACAGGGTGTAAACGCCGGCGTAGCCGATCAGGGTGAACTGGGTGAGCACGGCGGTCAGGGAGTTGACCCAGAACCAGAGGATGGCGAAACCGGCCAGCCCAAGTACGGTGGCGAAGGCGATGCTTTCGGTCATGCCGAGGGCGCCGGTGACCAGCGGCCGGCCGCAGGTACGGGCCATGCGGGCATCGATTTCGCGGTCGATGATCTGGTTGATGGCGGCGGCGGCAGCGGCCTGCAGGCCGATGCCGAGCGTGCCGAGCAGCAATGCCTGAATCGGTGGCAGGCCGGGCACGGCGAGGAACATGCCGACCACGGCGGTGAACACGATCAGCATCACCACGCGCGGTTTGCAGAGTTCGTAGTACTCGCGAAACCGGCTCGGCCTGGTAGCACTCGTGGTCATGGCGAGCGCCACAATCGGTGGTTGCCGGCGATCACGGTCTGCAGCAGGACCGCGGCCCCCAGGTTGTGGGCGGTGGCGAGCCACAGCGGCAGCTGCAACTTGACCACGCAGATGCCGATCACGACCTGGGTCGCGAGCGCGAGCCCGACCGCCACGGCGTAGGGCCGCAGTGCGACGCGGCGCCACAGCTGCCAGGCAAACAGCAGCAACATCACCGTGGCGACGATGGCGCCGAGGCGATGCACAAAGTGAATGGTGGCGCGGGCGCGGTTGTCGAGAATGCCGAACTCGTAATTGATACCCAGCCCATGCCACAGGGTGAAAGCTTCGCCGACGTCCATCTCCGGCCAGTACTGTCCGTGACAGGTGGGGAAGTCGGGGCAGCCCAGCGCGGCGTAGTTGGTGGAGGTCCAGCCGCCGAGGAAGATCTGCAAGGCCAGCACGATCAATGCGAGTAGGCCGATGCGCCGCAAGCCTGGTGTGACCCGGACACCGCTGGCGACCGCGGGCGGCGACATCACGGCGCGGGTCGACAGCCACAGCCAGAAGAGCATCGACAGGGTGGTGAGCCCGCCCAACAGGTGCGCGGTCACCACCAGCGGTTTGAGCTGCCAGGTGACGGTCCACATGCCGAGCATGCCCTGGAAGATCACCAGCCCGACCAGTGCCCACGGCAACACGGCTGGCAGCCGGCCGTCGCGCACGCGGGTTCGCATCAGCGCCATGATCACAATCAGCAAGCCCAGGGTCGAGGCGAGATAGCGGTGGATCATCTCCTTCCAGGCCTTGGCCGCCTCTACCGGGCGCTCGGGAAACCGGGCTTCGGCCCGGGCCACATCGTCAACGTGCTGGGGGATGGTGACGTGGCCATAGCAGCCGGGCCAGTCCGGGCAGCCGAGCCCGGCGTCGGACAGGCGGACATAGGCACCGAGGACCACCACACACAGGCACAGCACCGTGGCCAGGGTGGTCAGGCGATAGAACCAGCGCATGGGAAACCTCGAGTTCGCGGGGGGCGGATTTTACACCGTGGCAGCCGTTGCTCAGCCAACCTGGGACAGGCGGAGCAGCCTTTTGATGTCACGCAGCACCTTCTTCAGGTCGGGATCGGGCGGAAACACCATCATCACGTTGCCGAGCGGATCGACCACGAAGACGCTGCCGGCGGGCTGCCCGCTGAAATGACTGGCAGCGACATCATCCGGGGACGACGGCGCCAGCAAGTGCATCTGCGGGTTGTCGGCCGCCAACTGTGCTTTCAGTTCGGGCAAGGCTTCCGGCGCGGTCGCCAACAACAGGCGCTGGACGCGCAGACGCTTTTCGTTGAGCAACAAGCGCATCTGCCGGTAGTCGTGAACGCGCGTCGCACAGATCTCGTCGCAGGAATCACCCACCGGCATCACCAACGACCATCGGCCGCGGACCAGCGCGTAGCCCTGCGCCGTACCCTCGGCATCGACCCACGCCAGGGACTCCGGCAGCGCCTGAACCGGCTGCACCAGCGCGCCGTAGTTGGTCCGCCCCTGCGGTTGCCAGTCAGGCCGGACGAAATAGAGCACCCAGGCCGCGATCAGCGGCGCGGCGAACAGTGCGGCCAGCAGCAGAAACTGCACGCGGCCCTTGAGTACGGCATCACGCATCGGCGGATTCCCGGAGGTTGAGTCGAATAAAGAAGAAGGTGAGCACCATGGCAAACACGAACCACTGTGCGGCGTAACCAAAGTGCCGGGACGTCGGCACGGCGGCCCCCATGGCCCATTCCCGCACCAACGGTTGAGTGGCGTCCGGGTCCAGCAACAAGATGCCGTCGGACACTGCTGCACCGGTCAGACAGCGCAGTTGCTCGACGTCGGGGAACTGCACCACGCTGATCTCGGCAGGCGTGTGCCCGGCCTCGCATGCCCGGGAAGGAAGGATCCATCCGGGTCGCGGCAGCGGCCGCCACAGTCCCGTCAGCACCTGTTCACCCTCTGGCACCGTCACTGCCGGCAACTGCCGCCGGTCGCCGTCGGCGGGCAACCAGCCACGATTCACCATCAACGTCGCACCATCGTCGCGCTCCAGCATCGACCACAGATGGTAGCCCGGCTGGCGCTGGTAGGACTGGTTGTCCAGCAACAGTGTCAACTGCGGCCGATAGTGCCCGGTGACCACCACCCGAATCGTCGGCTGCAGCTGGGGTTGCAGGGTCGGCACCCACGGTACCGCTACTGTTTCGGTCAGTGCAGCGGCAGCGTCGTCGATGGCCTGCTTTTCCAGCCCGCGCTGTGCCTGCCAGCCACCCAATGCGAGCAGCAACGCCAGCACCGGCGGGTAGGCACACCAAGCCCAGAGCGGCGGACGAAATCGTCGGTGCGTTGGCCGGTTGTTCACGACCCACCCGGGACGGCTGACGGCAAAGGCGACACAAGCCCTATCATGCGGGTTCGACCGCTCCGGAAGCTCCGATGTTCGTCAAGCTGATCATCATCCTGCTGCTCGTCGCCATCGTGCTGAGTCTGTTTTCCAGTGCCTTTTTCCTGGTCAAGGACGACAGCAGCCGCCGCCGCACACTGACGGGCCTGAAGCTGCGCGTGGCACTGTCGGTGCTGTTGGTGCTGTTCATTCTGCTGTCCTATCACTTCGGCTGGATCCAGCCGCACGGGGTCGGCCGCTGAGGCCTTCCGACCCACCCGGATGACATCGCTGCGTCGAATCCGCGAAGGTGCCTGACACAGAAAAGGCCCGGTCTCCGGGCCTTTTCTGCACCGCCACCGGCCATCAGAGCCAGTAGACGACGATGAACAGGCCGATCCAGACCACATCCACGAAGTGCCAGTACCAGGCCACCGCTTCGAAGCCGAAGTGACTCTCTGGCTTGAAGTGACCCTTCATCAGCCGCAGCGTAATGACGAACAGCATGAGGGTGCCCAAGGTCACGTGCATGCCGTGAAACCCGGTCAGCATGAAGAAGGTCGAGCCGTAGATCCCGGACCCCAGCGTCAGGTTGAGATCGCCGTAGGCATGCATGTATTCCTCGACCTGGAAGAACAGGAAGGCGCAGCCCAACGCCACTGTTGCCCACATCCACAGCACTGCTGAGGTGCGATGTGAAGCCTTGAGCGCGTGGTGCGCGAAGGTCAGCGTGACCCCCGAGGTCAGCAGCAAGAGTGTATTGATCAGTGGGACATCGAACGCCGGGATGGTTTCGAAGGCGCCGCCGAGGTTGGAAGGGCCGTTGCTCGGCCACACCGCTTCGAAGCCCGGCCACAACTGAACGTTGGTCTCGATCTTTTCACCGGCACCCGACAACCAGGGCAACGACAGGTCGCGTGCGTAATAGAGCGCGCCAAAGAAGGCAGCGAAGAACATGACTTCGGAGAAGATGAACCACGCCATGCTCCAGCGGTAGGTGCGATCGACCTGCGCGCCGTACATGCCGCTCTCGCTCTCATGGATCACCCCGGCGAACCAGCGGTAGATCATGAAGATGGAAATGACGATACCGGCAATAGTTGGCGCGGCGCCGAAGCTCTTGCTTTCAAGGTAGCTGGAGACACCGACTACCAGCGACACCAAGCCCACCGTCAGTACGAAGGGCCAGACGCTGGGCGCCGGAACGAAGTAGCGGTCTTTGGGGTTGGCTGCTGCGGTGGCCATCGGGGTTCCCTCGTGATGTCTCAAAGCTTGGAAGTGGCGACGGCCGCTTGCGCGGGCGCCTCCGTAATATCAAAGAAAGTGTAGGACAGCGTGACGGTATCGACATCTGCCGGCAGCGCCGGGTCGAGCATGAACCGAACCGGCATGTGCTGCACCTCGCCGCTGGCAAGCGGCTGATTGTTGAAGCAAAAGCATTCGGTCTTGCGCAAATGGCGGGCCGCGTTCCAGGGCGCCACATTGGGAACCGCCTGGGCCACGACATCGTGCGCTTCGGTGTTCTCGACCAGGAAAGTCACCGTGTAGAGCTGCCCGGGATGAACCTCGATCCGCGGCGTGTCTGGCTGAAACCGCCAAGGTTTACCGCCGTTGACGGTGGTGACGAACTCCACGGTCACCACCCGGCTTTCATCAACCGGGACCGCCGCCAGCACCTCGGAGGCGACCAATTCCATCTTGCCGTTGATGCCCAGCGCGTTGCACAGCGCGTTATACATCGGCGCCAGAGCGAAGCCGAAACCGAACATCGCCACCACCACCACCACCAGGCGGACGGCGTGGCCACGACGACCGGAAGTCGATGTCATCCGTGGGTCACCTTGTAATAGAAGCCGGCAAAGCAGGCCGCCGCGATCGCCAGATGGACCGCGAACAGCAGCAGGTTACTGCGGGCTTTTCTGCGATGTTCGGTGCTCATGCGATTTCCTGCCCAGCCTCCGGCCACTGTGGCCGGAGGCGTTGGCGCTTAGTGTGCTGCTGCGGGACGAGCAGCGCCGGTCACCGGCTCGCCGTCGTCGCCCACGGTGGGCGGTTCTTCGAAGGTGTGATACGGCGCCGGCGACGGCACCGTCCACTCCAACCCAGTGGCACCTTCCCAGACGCGATCCGGCAGCTTCTCGCTGGCGCGCTTGCCCCAGCCGAAGCAGCTGGCCAGCATGTTGAAGATGAAGATGAACTGGGCAAAGAAGAAGACGAACGCCCCCACCGAACTCCAGACGTTAAGGTCGGTGAACTGCACCGCATAGTCCGGAACGCGTCGCTGCATGCCGGCGAGGCCGGAAAAATGCTGCGGGAAGAAGGTGACGTTGATGAAGATCGCCGACAGCCAGAAGTGGGTCTTGCCCCAGAACTCGCTGTACATGTGCCCGGTCCACTTCGGAATCCAGTAGTAAACGGCCGCGATGATCGAGAACACCGCACCCGGCACCAGCACGTAGTGGAAGTGGGCAACCACGAAGTAGGTGTCGTGGTACTGGAAGTCGACCGGGGTCAGCGCCAACATCAGGCCGGAGAACCCACCGATGGTGAACAGGAACACGAACGCCAGGGCAAACAGCATCGGCGTCTCGAAGGTCATCGAGCCCTTCCACATGGTGGCCACCCAGTTGAACACCTTCACCCCGGTGGGCACGGCGATCAGCATGGTGGCGAACATGAAGAACAGCTCACCCGAGAGCGGCATGCCGACGGTGAACATGTGGTGCGCCCAGACGATGAACGACAGGAACGCGATCGAGGCGGTGGCGTACACCATCGAGTCATAGCCGAACAGCCGCTTGCGGGCGAACGTCGGGATGATGGTGCTGACAATGCCAAAGGCCGGCAGAATCATGATGTACACCTCGGGGTGCCCGAAGAACCAGAAGATGTGCTGGAACATCACCGGGTCACCGCCGCCCGACGCGGTGAAGAAGCTGGTGGCGAAGTACTTGTCGGTCAGCAGCATGGTCACGGCACCGGCCAGCACCGGCATCACCGCGATCAGCAGGTAGGCGGTGATCAACCAGGTCCAGACGAACAGCGGCATTTTCAGCAGGGTCATGCCCGGCGCACGCATGTTGAGGATGGTGACGACCACGTTGATGGCGCCGGTGATGGAGGAGATCCCCATCAGGTGGACGGCAAAGATCAGGAACGGGAAGGCGTCACCGGTCTGCAGTACCAGCGGCGGATACATGGTCCAGCCGCCAGCGGGCGCACCGCCGGCCAGGAACAGGGTGGACAGCAGCAGCGAAAAGGCAAACGGCAGAATCCAGAAACCCCAGTTGTTGACCCGCGGCAGCGCCAGGTCGGAGGCGCCGATCATCATCGGCACCATCCAGTTGGCGAGCCCGACAAAGCCCGGCATGACCCCACCGAAGATCATCACCAGCGCGTGCATCGTCGTCATCTGGTTGAAGAACTCGGGGTGCACGAACTGCAGACCCGGCTGGAACAACTCGGCACGAATCACCAGCGACATCAGGCCGCCGATGAAGAACATGGTGAACGCGAAGAACAGATACAGCGTTCCCAGGTCCTTGTGGTTGGTGGTCTTGATCCACCGCATGATCCCCTTGTCGGGGCCGTGATGGTCGTGATCGTCGTGGTGGGCGTGCGCGTGAGCCATGATCAAACTCCTGACAGCAGATTCGGTGAAACCTTAGCGAAGGGCAGCGACATCGGCGGCTTGCGCCAGCCCGCTGTCATTGCCCCAGCTGTTGCGGGTATAGGTAACGACGGCAGCGATGTCGGCGTCCGACAGTTGCGGGAACGGCGGCATCAGCCCTTTGCCCTTGAGGATCTGGGTGATCTGCCCGGCGGCATCGCCCTGCACGACCGTGCTGCCGACCAGCGACGGAAAGTTGGGGGGAATGCCCTGCCCGGAAGCCTGATGACAGGCAACGCAGTTGGCGCCGTACACTTTCTCTCCGGCCGCCATCAACGCGGCCTTGTCCAGCTCGGCAGGGGCTTCGGTGGCAGCATCGGTCACGGTCTCGGCGGCGGCAGCCACTTCGACCGGCGCGGGCGCCGCGGCTTCGTCAACCGTGGCTGTCTCGCCGCCACGCTGGCTTTCGAGCCAGGCCGCGTATTCCGCCTCGGACTTGGCTTCGACGACGATCGGCATGAACCCGTGGTCGCGCCCGCAAAGTTCGGCGCAGACACCGCGGTAGACCCCGGGCTTGTCGATACGCGCCCAAGTCTCGTTGATATACCCCGGGATGGCGTCCTTCTTGACGGCCAGTTCCGACACCCACCAAGCGTGGATCACATCATTTGAGGTAATCAGAAACCGTACTTTCTTGCCCACCGGCAGCACCAGGGGGTTGTCGACATCGACGAGGTAGTTTTCCACCGTGTTGACATCAATCCCGGAACCCAACTGCCGCGCCGCGTTGGATTCGGCAGCGAGCGTAGAAAAGTAGCGGACATCTTCGCCCAGGTATTCGTATTCCCACTTCCACTGGTAGCCGGTGACCTTCACGGTAAGGTCGGCGTCGCGCGTGTCTTCCATCCGGATCAAGGTACCGGCGGCGGGAATGGCCACGGCAATGAGGATGATGAAGGGCACCGTGGTCCAGATGATTTCGACCGTGGTCGATTCATGGAAGCTGGCGGGTTTGGCGCCCAGCGATTTCCGGTGCTTGACGATGGAGATGATCATCACCCCGAACACCAGGATGCCGATGACGGTGCAGACCCAGAACATCATCATGTGAAGGTCATAGACCTCCTGGGCGATTGCGGTTGCACCCGTCGGCAAATTCCAGCCGCCACTGGTCTCGGTGTAGGCCCAGGCCCCTGCCGCGTGAAACAGCCCGGACGCCAGCACTGCCAGCATGGCCAGAACCTTGTGAAGCTTCACCATCGTCTGCTCTCCAAATCAATCAACCTGCGTCCGGGGCATGCGCCCCCGCCAACGTGGGTCGCGATGCTGTCAGGGCCCGCCGCAGCCGCCCCGCCAGCGCCTCGCGCTCGTCATCCGTCAAACACCGCGCCAATTCAACCCGCTGTGCTGCATAGGCCAGCACCAACCGGTTCGGGGCCAGCCGACTGCCCCCCTGGATCAGCATCACCCGCGTCCAGTGTCGGGGCAGGCTCATGCGTGCCCGCACGCCGCCCCCCACCATGCCGAATTCCACCACCACCTCTTCGCCCTGCAGCCGCACGACCTCGCGGTAGCGGTTCCGCCTCAGGCTGACCCACAGGGCCGCCCCCAAGGCCGCCAGCTCAAGCCCGGCAAACGGGACCACCGGCCAGAACCCGATGACCGCAAAACCGAATGCAATGGTCAAACCCACCACCGATGTCAGGGACATGAACACCGCTGCCTGACCTGGGGTCAGAGAAGCGTTGGGACCGATCACGAACGTGGTATCCATGTGCCGGGCGACCAGGACAGCGGGAAGGCCGCGAATTGTAGTGCAAGGCGGAGGGGCGGGCAAAGCCGCACAAGCAAAACCGCACATGCCGCCAAGCGATCCGCGCTCACGTAAACTGGCCGCATCATCTCCGACCCGGACCGCCCCATGCGACTGTTCAGCAAAGACGCCGACGCGGCACGCCCCACCGGCACCCTGGGGCGGCCCGCAGCCGCCTGGCAGGCTGACGTGGAACCCGAGCGTTGGCAGATCCTGTTCGCCGACGGTACCGAACCCCCGCACAGCAGCGAGCTGAACCAGGAAAAGCGCGACGGCACCTTCGTCTGCGCCGCCTGCTTCCAGCCCCTGTTCAGCAGCCGTACGAAGTACGAGAGCGGCACCGGCTGGCCGAGCTTCTTCGAACCGCTGCCGGGCGCGCTCGAAACGCGCGAGGACCGCAAGTTCTTCATGCTCCGCACCGAATATCACTGCGCACGCTGTGGCGGCCACCAGGGTCATGTGTTCGACGATGGGCCGGCGCCCACCGGTCAGCGCTACTGCAACAACGGCCTGGCGCTGCGCTTCATCGCCGACGGCGAGCCGCTGCCGCCCGCGCGCGGGGGCTGACCGGGTTCATTCGTCCGCCTCCGCCTCAACCGGGGTCTGGAGGAATGCGTCGAAGCGGTCGCTGTCCAGCGTCGCCGTGTCAGCGGCCCCGGGCGCCACCACCCCCCAACACGGCACGTCGAGCCGCCGGCCGATGGCGTCGATATTTTCCTGCAACAGCGGCATCGGGGTCGCCAGCGCGTTGGCAACCCAGCCCACCAATGGCGCGCGCCGGTGAATGGCCTCCGCCGACAGCAATGCGTGATTGATGCACCCGAGCCGCATTCCCACCACCAGCAAGACCGGCCACCCTTGTTGGCTGACCCACCCGCCAAAGCTGATGTCCGGATTCAGGGGCACCAGCCAGCCCCCGGCACCCTCCACCACCACCAGCTGCGCGCGCGCCGCCAGTGCGGCGTGCGCCTCGGCCAGGCGGGTCAGACGCACGGTCTGGCCCGCCTGCGCTGCCGCCAGGTGCGGCGCGACCGGGGCGTCGAAC is from Flagellatimonas centrodinii and encodes:
- the ctaD gene encoding cytochrome c oxidase subunit I; translation: MAHAHAHHDDHDHHGPDKGIMRWIKTTNHKDLGTLYLFFAFTMFFIGGLMSLVIRAELFQPGLQFVHPEFFNQMTTMHALVMIFGGVMPGFVGLANWMVPMMIGASDLALPRVNNWGFWILPFAFSLLLSTLFLAGGAPAGGWTMYPPLVLQTGDAFPFLIFAVHLMGISSITGAINVVVTILNMRAPGMTLLKMPLFVWTWLITAYLLIAVMPVLAGAVTMLLTDKYFATSFFTASGGGDPVMFQHIFWFFGHPEVYIMILPAFGIVSTIIPTFARKRLFGYDSMVYATASIAFLSFIVWAHHMFTVGMPLSGELFFMFATMLIAVPTGVKVFNWVATMWKGSMTFETPMLFALAFVFLFTIGGFSGLMLALTPVDFQYHDTYFVVAHFHYVLVPGAVFSIIAAVYYWIPKWTGHMYSEFWGKTHFWLSAIFINVTFFPQHFSGLAGMQRRVPDYAVQFTDLNVWSSVGAFVFFFAQFIFIFNMLASCFGWGKRASEKLPDRVWEGATGLEWTVPSPAPYHTFEEPPTVGDDGEPVTGAARPAAAH
- a CDS encoding DUF192 domain-containing protein; translation: MYSAIQIVDADGRLLFARCHQPKSFWARARGLLGRRALRADEAWWFTDCRGVHSVGLSLPIDVVHLDAHGRIVALCTPLHPARISWQPRGCHVVEMAAGRARALGLQAGQLLARRPCAP
- the cyoE gene encoding heme o synthase, with amino-acid sequence MTTSATRPSRFREYYELCKPRVVMLIVFTAVVGMFLAVPGLPPIQALLLGTLGIGLQAAAAAAINQIIDREIDARMARTCGRPLVTGALGMTESIAFATVLGLAGFAILWFWVNSLTAVLTQFTLIGYAGVYTLFLKRATPQNIVIGGAAGAAPPVLGWAAVTGTVDPHALILFLIIFIWTPPHFWALAIERHKEYADADVPMLPVTHGIEFTRTQVLLYTVLLFVSSVLPFIFGMSGWFYLAGAVVLSCIFLAYAIRLKFAPRPGLPMKTFGYSIVYLMGIFTLLLVDHYLPYPQ
- a CDS encoding cytochrome c oxidase subunit 3, producing the protein MATAAANPKDRYFVPAPSVWPFVLTVGLVSLVVGVSSYLESKSFGAAPTIAGIVISIFMIYRWFAGVIHESESGMYGAQVDRTYRWSMAWFIFSEVMFFAAFFGALYYARDLSLPWLSGAGEKIETNVQLWPGFEAVWPSNGPSNLGGAFETIPAFDVPLINTLLLLTSGVTLTFAHHALKASHRTSAVLWMWATVALGCAFLFFQVEEYMHAYGDLNLTLGSGIYGSTFFMLTGFHGMHVTLGTLMLFVITLRLMKGHFKPESHFGFEAVAWYWHFVDVVWIGLFIVVYWL
- a CDS encoding COX15/CtaA family protein; the encoded protein is MRWFYRLTTLATVLCLCVVVLGAYVRLSDAGLGCPDWPGCYGHVTIPQHVDDVARAEARFPERPVEAAKAWKEMIHRYLASTLGLLIVIMALMRTRVRDGRLPAVLPWALVGLVIFQGMLGMWTVTWQLKPLVVTAHLLGGLTTLSMLFWLWLSTRAVMSPPAVASGVRVTPGLRRIGLLALIVLALQIFLGGWTSTNYAALGCPDFPTCHGQYWPEMDVGEAFTLWHGLGINYEFGILDNRARATIHFVHRLGAIVATVMLLLFAWQLWRRVALRPYAVAVGLALATQVVIGICVVKLQLPLWLATAHNLGAAVLLQTVIAGNHRLWRSP
- a CDS encoding SURF1 family protein — encoded protein: MNNRPTHRRFRPPLWAWCAYPPVLALLLALGGWQAQRGLEKQAIDDAAAALTETVAVPWVPTLQPQLQPTIRVVVTGHYRPQLTLLLDNQSYQRQPGYHLWSMLERDDGATLMVNRGWLPADGDRRQLPAVTVPEGEQVLTGLWRPLPRPGWILPSRACEAGHTPAEISVVQFPDVEQLRCLTGAAVSDGILLLDPDATQPLVREWAMGAAVPTSRHFGYAAQWFVFAMVLTFFFIRLNLRESADA
- a CDS encoding tetratricopeptide repeat protein, which gives rise to MRTLIPLLACLCMACVHQPRISPDAGIRLSDRLDQADLALREARLLDAEVAYRQLATDHPRLPEVWLRLGNIYVRQDQLDAAVHSYRQGLQRHPGDGRLWYNLALAQLRQSIDTLETASAVLAVDSPYHVRLQALHQRLLQLAAPDHNDTSP
- a CDS encoding twin transmembrane helix small protein, whose translation is MFVKLIIILLLVAIVLSLFSSAFFLVKDDSSRRRTLTGLKLRVALSVLLVLFILLSYHFGWIQPHGVGR
- a CDS encoding SCO family protein — protein: MRDAVLKGRVQFLLLAALFAAPLIAAWVLYFVRPDWQPQGRTNYGALVQPVQALPESLAWVDAEGTAQGYALVRGRWSLVMPVGDSCDEICATRVHDYRQMRLLLNEKRLRVQRLLLATAPEALPELKAQLAADNPQMHLLAPSSPDDVAASHFSGQPAGSVFVVDPLGNVMMVFPPDPDLKKVLRDIKRLLRLSQVG
- a CDS encoding type II secretion system F family protein, giving the protein MSDPQLPLLAAGLAAATVGLMALSMLAFRHSLPNVDRRFMDPLSWPERMVWPLVRFLAHYFARGLSVETIERIRRQLVHAGWDFRMTPEQYFALRLLAATLAGTLSTLALIAVDRFSPALALVAVGFGYVAPALKLAEARKQRSRAIVRLLPTYLDFITMAVEAGLSLPGALLQATQNGPDGLLKQEIQRVNRDIKAGSGRIEALEAMAARLDLREVTSVVAALAQAERTGGSVGNTLRIQADQQRIERFQRAEKLAMEAPVKLIFPLVAFIFPTTFLVLAFPIVMKLLHDV
- a CDS encoding cytochrome c oxidase assembly protein, yielding MTSTSGRRGHAVRLVVVVVAMFGFGFALAPMYNALCNALGINGKMELVASEVLAAVPVDESRVVTVEFVTTVNGGKPWRFQPDTPRIEVHPGQLYTVTFLVENTEAHDVVAQAVPNVAPWNAARHLRKTECFCFNNQPLASGEVQHMPVRFMLDPALPADVDTVTLSYTFFDITEAPAQAAVATSKL
- a CDS encoding TadE/TadG family type IV pilus assembly protein, which gives rise to MRVAHQQRGQGAVEFMVVFVLFLALLGGLFEMTRVIRCKLLLRSATFEAARVGAMHHARRAPMEAELANGMTALQTFGARGPEGLVAAQARARALVSAPGIGIRILHPTAALHTALARSQWIHLDGDDTYAWAQVIPNDNLQWRPRDSVTIADGTEVHLQDANLLKVASVWCHRLVVPALDRLIHAVVTTPAWASDRQSPCTALSSGPDRPDGIAAGYYLAVTGTAIVRMQSAVVDDDLS